A genomic stretch from Telmatocola sphagniphila includes:
- a CDS encoding ribose-phosphate diphosphokinase, which produces MNHNHLRVFSGRANRPLAERIARNLGDSLGNLRVESFPDSETSVRIEEDVRGRDVFIVQPTCPPVNENLMELLVILDAFKRASPARVTVVLPYYGYARQDRKDQGRVPISAKLAANLLTAAGANRVLTMDLHAAQIQGFFDIPVDHLMAVPVFIQHIRQSGLMDQNVVFVSPDEGRVKMTLEYQKKLGGELSIVDKRRSSPTETEQANLIGASLEGKVAIMFDDMITTAGSICGAAQVCKMKGAREIHVFATHGVLCGAAIHRLREAPIERICITDSIPLPAEKAIPKITVLSIDYLLADAIRRIHDNESISALIRSV; this is translated from the coding sequence ATGAACCACAATCACCTCCGGGTTTTCAGCGGTCGGGCAAATCGTCCCCTGGCAGAGCGCATTGCGCGCAATCTCGGCGATAGTCTGGGAAATCTGCGCGTCGAGTCGTTTCCCGACTCGGAAACCTCCGTTCGAATTGAAGAGGATGTTCGCGGTCGCGATGTCTTCATCGTGCAGCCGACTTGCCCGCCGGTGAATGAAAATTTGATGGAATTGCTGGTGATTCTGGACGCCTTCAAACGGGCCAGCCCCGCACGCGTCACGGTTGTGCTGCCCTACTACGGCTACGCCCGGCAGGATCGCAAGGATCAGGGACGGGTACCGATTTCCGCCAAGCTGGCGGCGAATCTGCTGACCGCCGCCGGGGCCAATCGCGTTCTGACGATGGATCTGCACGCCGCACAGATTCAGGGCTTCTTCGATATCCCCGTCGATCACCTCATGGCGGTACCCGTTTTTATTCAGCACATTCGACAATCGGGGTTGATGGATCAAAATGTGGTATTCGTCTCCCCCGACGAGGGGCGGGTGAAAATGACCCTCGAGTATCAGAAGAAACTGGGCGGTGAGTTGTCGATCGTGGATAAACGCCGCAGCAGCCCCACGGAGACGGAGCAAGCCAACCTGATCGGGGCTTCGCTTGAGGGCAAAGTGGCCATCATGTTCGACGACATGATCACCACGGCGGGCAGTATCTGCGGAGCCGCGCAGGTTTGCAAAATGAAAGGGGCTCGGGAAATCCACGTTTTTGCCACGCATGGGGTTCTGTGCGGGGCGGCTATTCACCGTCTTCGGGAAGCGCCTATCGAACGGATCTGCATTACCGACAGTATTCCGTTACCGGCGGAGAAGGCGATTCCCAAGATCACGGTGCTTAGCATCGACTATCTGCTGGCCGATGCCATTCGCCGGATTCACGATAACGAATCGATCAGTGCCCTGATTCGTTCCGTCTAA
- a CDS encoding peroxiredoxin: MAVFVQKEAPNFTAQAVVKEEFKQISLSDYKGKYVVLFFYPLDFTFVCPTEIIAFSDKAAEFEKRGVQLLGCSIDSQFSHLAWIKTPRTEGGLGHLNYPLVADITKKIASDYGVLLEGGIALRGTFLIDKEGIVRHITINDLPLGRSVDETLRVIDALQFVEKHGEVCPADWKPGGDTIKPTVSGSKAYFHKAGSK; the protein is encoded by the coding sequence ATGGCGGTATTTGTACAGAAGGAAGCCCCGAATTTCACAGCGCAGGCTGTTGTGAAAGAGGAATTCAAGCAGATCAGCCTTTCGGATTACAAAGGCAAGTACGTCGTATTATTCTTCTACCCTCTCGACTTCACGTTCGTCTGCCCGACGGAAATCATCGCTTTCAGCGACAAGGCGGCGGAATTCGAAAAGCGCGGCGTTCAACTGCTGGGCTGCTCGATCGACAGCCAATTCAGTCACCTCGCCTGGATCAAGACTCCCCGTACCGAAGGCGGCCTGGGCCATCTGAACTATCCTCTGGTCGCGGACATCACCAAGAAGATCGCCAGCGACTACGGCGTTCTTCTGGAAGGCGGCATCGCTTTGCGCGGCACCTTCCTGATCGATAAGGAAGGGATCGTTCGTCACATCACCATCAACGACCTGCCTCTGGGCCGGAGCGTGGACGAAACGCTGCGCGTCATCGATGCACTGCAGTTCGTCGAGAAGCATGGCGAAGTCTGCCCGGCCGACTGGAAGCCGGGTGGGGACACGATCAAGCCCACCGTCTCCGGATCGAAGGCCTATTTCCACAAAGCCGGCAGTAAATAA